From Flavobacterium lipolyticum, one genomic window encodes:
- a CDS encoding flavin monoamine oxidase family protein: protein MGQYKSRQEFLKNNPRSIAFAALAKATKTQNTITNQAIKLSPNQLEGKEVIIIGSGVGGLTTAYELLAQESGAKVTILEASHKTGGRCMSLRTGDTLIEDANSDLFDSKPGEPQVVRFKRPVGDSEPYLNAGPGRIPSSHKRLLSYLKRFSVDVEIYVMNSESNLVQKDESFGGEPMVYRRLDHNTRGWLAHMVYKNAEELLRNSQVGISESNLNTRVEELQSLMISFGELDADGTYSATAGSPGFEDGKTRAGYEVLPGVAAGIVADVLSFDKLLESKFWEGTKFYQPTDFLWQPTLFQPVGGMDQVQHAFAQQVAALGGNILLNSPVKKIKWDSTKEKYIISVGQVGTEEPIYYEADYCVCNLAMPFLKNILDSDLLNSGLEPEFKDALEAVFVAQFEPTQAPGYEPREDGYVPRFLACTSKVGWQANRSLWQGSPINLKTMAVEKSEVGVVPIFGGISWTDNEIQQIWYPSTAYQDEKGVLTGAYNFDKVAHDWGKLPVNERLTKARNDASKFGNKFAEGLEEGVAIAWQNMPNIKGGWAYWQAVGDANYSTKQFNAIAQGSGIIDPNTKNASNANFFIVGDQISSLPGWQEGAIAAALNAISRMAKPEIKIQPLKNLPDTRLMVEGI from the coding sequence ATGGGACAGTACAAAAGTCGTCAGGAATTTTTAAAAAACAATCCAAGATCAATTGCATTCGCCGCATTGGCTAAAGCAACAAAAACGCAAAACACGATTACCAATCAAGCGATTAAACTTAGTCCAAATCAACTAGAAGGAAAAGAGGTTATAATCATCGGGTCTGGCGTTGGGGGACTTACCACCGCGTATGAACTACTCGCTCAGGAGTCTGGTGCAAAAGTAACCATTCTGGAAGCATCTCATAAAACGGGAGGACGCTGCATGAGCTTACGCACAGGGGATACACTCATTGAAGATGCAAACAGTGATTTGTTCGATTCGAAACCTGGAGAACCTCAAGTTGTTCGATTTAAACGCCCGGTGGGAGACTCAGAACCTTACCTTAATGCAGGTCCTGGTCGTATTCCAAGCAGTCACAAACGACTCCTTTCTTACTTAAAACGTTTTTCGGTAGACGTTGAAATATATGTGATGAACTCTGAATCTAATTTGGTTCAAAAGGACGAAAGTTTTGGAGGTGAACCTATGGTTTACCGTCGTTTGGATCATAATACAAGAGGTTGGTTGGCGCACATGGTATACAAAAATGCGGAAGAATTACTTCGCAATTCACAAGTGGGAATTAGTGAAAGTAATCTTAATACACGCGTTGAAGAATTACAAAGTTTGATGATCAGTTTCGGAGAGCTTGATGCAGATGGAACCTATAGTGCAACGGCTGGATCACCCGGCTTCGAGGATGGAAAAACACGCGCTGGATATGAAGTTTTACCTGGTGTTGCGGCTGGAATTGTAGCCGATGTTTTGAGTTTTGATAAATTGCTCGAATCAAAATTTTGGGAAGGTACAAAATTCTATCAGCCTACAGATTTTCTTTGGCAACCTACTTTATTTCAACCCGTTGGAGGAATGGATCAGGTGCAACACGCTTTTGCTCAACAAGTGGCAGCTTTGGGAGGAAATATTCTTTTGAATAGTCCTGTAAAAAAAATAAAATGGGACTCAACTAAAGAGAAGTACATCATTTCGGTTGGACAAGTTGGAACAGAAGAACCGATCTATTACGAAGCTGATTATTGTGTTTGCAACCTCGCGATGCCTTTTTTGAAAAACATTCTAGACTCTGATCTCCTAAATTCGGGACTTGAACCTGAATTTAAAGATGCATTAGAAGCCGTTTTTGTGGCACAATTTGAACCAACACAAGCTCCAGGTTATGAACCGCGAGAAGACGGATACGTTCCGCGTTTTTTAGCCTGTACCTCCAAAGTGGGCTGGCAGGCAAATCGATCTTTATGGCAAGGAAGCCCAATAAATCTCAAGACAATGGCAGTTGAAAAATCCGAAGTAGGAGTTGTACCTATTTTTGGAGGAATCTCTTGGACAGACAATGAAATTCAACAAATTTGGTATCCATCTACAGCGTATCAAGACGAAAAAGGCGTGCTCACAGGCGCTTATAATTTTGATAAAGTAGCACACGATTGGGGAAAATTACCCGTTAATGAGCGACTTACCAAAGCACGAAATGATGCCAGTAAATTCGGTAATAAATTTGCCGAAGGCCTGGAAGAAGGCGTTGCCATAGCTTGGCAAAATATGCCAAATATCAAGGGTGGCTGGGCATATTGGCAAGCCGTTGGAGATGCGAACTACTCAACGAAACAATTTAACGCTATTGCACAAGGGTCCGGAATTATAGATCCGAACACAAAAAATGCGAGCAATGCTAACTTTTTTATTGTTGGTGATCAAATTTCCTCCCTTCCCGGTTGGCAAGAAGGCGCTATTGCAGCTGCATTAAATGCAATTTCGAGAATGGCAAAACCAGAGATTAAAATACAG
- a CDS encoding leucine-rich repeat domain-containing protein, with protein sequence MKKLLLSILIVFSVCNAKAQIDPVKYPTYTDIDTALLSKKTVYSMSFRDKGLYNLPPDIIKMDSLFFLNVMGNHLEKMDKAIFSLKQLEILNVNKNSIKFIPDEISELKKLKSFSINLNSLTAINSNISKLQNLRMVSFESNNLSVFPEALLDIPSLEEINLHSNQISTVSERLDKIKNLKYLNLSSNQINDLGEMKLPKKLKYLELQKNSIVEVPGTLFQSQNIEYLNLSDNAISWISPKIMKLKNAVSVNLANNKLKDLPNEIQYMKKLKTLILVGNPMNKETIGKLKALMPHTDIYF encoded by the coding sequence ATGAAAAAATTACTTTTATCTATTCTCATTGTTTTTTCGGTCTGTAATGCTAAAGCACAAATTGACCCGGTTAAATATCCAACTTATACCGATATTGATACAGCGCTTTTGAGTAAAAAAACCGTATACAGTATGAGCTTCAGAGATAAAGGATTATACAACCTTCCTCCGGATATTATAAAAATGGATTCTCTCTTTTTTTTAAATGTAATGGGAAATCATTTGGAGAAAATGGATAAAGCAATATTTTCGCTAAAGCAACTTGAAATTTTGAATGTTAATAAAAACAGTATTAAATTTATTCCGGATGAAATAAGTGAATTAAAAAAACTAAAATCTTTTTCGATAAACCTGAACAGTCTGACCGCTATAAATTCAAACATTTCAAAACTTCAAAACTTACGCATGGTGAGTTTTGAATCAAATAATTTAAGTGTTTTTCCGGAAGCTCTTTTAGATATCCCTTCCCTTGAAGAAATAAACCTCCATAGTAATCAGATAAGTACTGTTTCAGAACGTTTGGATAAAATAAAAAACTTAAAATACCTAAATCTCTCTTCGAATCAAATTAATGATTTAGGAGAAATGAAATTGCCAAAAAAATTAAAATACCTTGAATTACAAAAAAACAGTATTGTAGAAGTTCCCGGGACATTATTTCAATCTCAAAATATAGAATACCTAAATTTGAGTGATAATGCGATATCTTGGATTTCTCCAAAAATTATGAAGTTAAAAAATGCTGTAAGTGTAAATTTAGCCAATAATAAACTAAAAGATCTGCCCAACGAAATTCAATACATGAAAAAGCTTAAAACGCTAATTTTAGTTGGAAATCCTATGAATAAAGAAACTATAGGTAAACTTAAAGCGCTGATGCCTCATACAGATATTTATTTTTAA
- a CDS encoding alkaline phosphatase PhoX, whose amino-acid sequence MKKKLLSIAALLLITNSVIQAQTTVFDKGSSWSYNDKGVQLADQWKNTDFDISAWKSGNGPLGYGDPVTTTITKPLNAAYFTKDFTVNLSDLSATMELGVMRDDGIIVFLNGVEVVRDNMPAGSIDYNTPSSTTVDGANESIYNIFSIPKSKFVQGVNRISIELHNRGASSSDLRVDAYLKTVPDNGFEKESPWRFNDNGVQLADQWKNPGFDISAWKSGNGPLGYGDPVTTTIAKPLNAAYFTKDFTVNLSDLSATMELGVMRDDGIIVFLNGVEIVRDNMPAGAILYDTFSTTTVDGANESIYNIFSIPKTNFVQGVNRISIELHNRSASSSDLRMDAYLKKAVPPVVIPPDTSCNDGNHISCFTSIVPTVQTPKLIIPKQHKYQLILKEGDNYTEGGGFVGGLNDFTGYVAKKTNGVSSSTDGYLSVNHETNPGGVTMAEINYNATTKLWQLTKSRAVDFSSASLVQTIRNCSGGVTPWGTIVTAEESVAGNDTNGDGYKDYGWLVEIDPVTAQVSSKNANGTKGKLWQMGIMNHENVVVNNAGTIAYYGEDGGTHMVYKYTMDTPNNLSSGNLYVLKLDQGITNGNPVTTTATWIQVPNKTQADQNNTTSLAESLGGTKFNGIEDVEISPLDGKIYFTAKGLDKVYRMKDNGTTASEVEVFVGGGSTVYTLHTTDGVKTESWGDGNDNLTFDELGNLWVLQDGGKNYIWVIAPDHTQANPKVKLFASMPAGSEPTGLTFTPDHKFGFFSIQHPGSGIDKDVDATGNTIDYRGKSATIVIALKQNLGVDNSLGIIDHNQNEIIVTPNPTSGMVQITSGNLNNLQVTAYNMLGQIVYKKAFSQNLVTELDLTTQLQYSNMLILNIEADGFQKTVKLLKK is encoded by the coding sequence GTGAAAAAAAAATTACTTTCAATTGCAGCTCTTTTATTAATAACGAATTCGGTAATTCAGGCTCAGACTACAGTTTTTGATAAAGGTTCATCATGGAGCTATAATGACAAAGGTGTACAGTTAGCCGATCAATGGAAGAATACCGATTTTGATATCTCGGCCTGGAAATCAGGAAATGGACCATTAGGATATGGAGATCCTGTGACAACTACAATCACAAAGCCTTTAAATGCAGCTTATTTCACTAAAGATTTTACCGTTAATTTATCCGATTTGAGTGCCACTATGGAGCTCGGAGTAATGAGAGATGACGGAATTATTGTCTTTTTGAATGGTGTCGAGGTAGTAAGAGATAATATGCCTGCAGGTAGCATTGACTATAATACCCCTTCAAGTACAACAGTCGATGGGGCGAATGAAAGTATTTATAATATTTTCTCCATTCCAAAATCAAAGTTTGTACAGGGAGTTAACCGAATTTCGATTGAACTACACAACCGAGGAGCAAGCAGTTCTGATTTAAGAGTGGATGCCTACCTTAAAACAGTTCCTGATAATGGTTTTGAAAAAGAATCACCATGGCGTTTTAATGACAATGGTGTACAGTTAGCTGACCAATGGAAAAATCCCGGTTTTGATATTTCAGCCTGGAAATCAGGAAATGGGCCATTAGGATATGGGGATCCTGTGACAACTACGATCGCAAAACCTTTAAATGCAGCATATTTCACTAAAGATTTTACCGTTAATTTATCAGATTTGAGTGCCACTATGGAGCTCGGAGTAATGAGAGATGACGGAATTATTGTCTTTTTGAATGGCGTTGAGATAGTAAGAGATAATATGCCAGCGGGCGCAATTCTGTACGATACTTTTTCAACTACAACAGTCGATGGAGCAAATGAAAGCATTTATAATATTTTCTCTATTCCAAAAACTAATTTTGTACAAGGAGTTAACAGAATTTCGATTGAACTACATAACAGAAGTGCAAGCAGTTCTGATTTAAGAATGGATGCCTATCTTAAAAAAGCAGTTCCACCAGTAGTTATACCTCCTGATACCTCTTGCAACGACGGAAATCATATTAGCTGTTTTACCTCTATTGTGCCTACAGTACAAACGCCTAAATTAATTATTCCTAAACAGCACAAATACCAATTGATTCTTAAAGAAGGGGACAATTACACTGAAGGTGGAGGATTTGTAGGAGGCCTAAATGACTTTACTGGTTATGTAGCTAAAAAAACAAATGGTGTATCTAGCAGTACAGATGGCTATCTTTCGGTAAACCACGAAACAAATCCGGGTGGAGTTACAATGGCAGAAATTAATTACAATGCAACAACAAAACTTTGGCAATTAACAAAATCAAGAGCGGTAGATTTTTCATCCGCGAGTTTGGTGCAAACGATCAGAAACTGTTCCGGAGGAGTTACACCTTGGGGAACTATCGTCACTGCAGAGGAATCTGTAGCAGGCAATGACACAAATGGTGATGGTTATAAAGATTATGGCTGGTTGGTAGAAATTGATCCGGTTACAGCTCAGGTTTCTTCTAAAAATGCTAATGGAACAAAAGGAAAACTTTGGCAAATGGGAATCATGAATCACGAAAATGTTGTGGTTAATAATGCCGGAACTATAGCTTATTATGGTGAAGATGGGGGAACGCACATGGTATACAAATACACCATGGATACGCCAAATAACCTTTCTTCAGGAAATTTATATGTTTTGAAATTAGACCAAGGCATAACCAATGGAAATCCAGTAACTACAACAGCAACCTGGATTCAGGTTCCTAACAAAACGCAAGCAGATCAAAACAATACGACTTCTTTGGCGGAATCTTTAGGAGGAACGAAATTCAACGGGATAGAAGATGTTGAAATAAGTCCTTTGGATGGTAAAATATATTTTACAGCAAAAGGGTTAGACAAAGTTTATCGCATGAAAGATAACGGAACGACCGCGTCAGAAGTGGAAGTTTTTGTAGGTGGAGGATCAACAGTTTATACTTTACATACAACAGATGGAGTTAAAACGGAATCTTGGGGAGATGGTAATGATAATTTAACTTTTGATGAGTTAGGAAATCTTTGGGTTCTTCAGGATGGTGGAAAAAATTATATTTGGGTCATAGCACCAGATCATACTCAGGCAAATCCAAAAGTAAAACTTTTTGCTTCTATGCCAGCTGGATCTGAGCCTACAGGTCTTACTTTTACACCAGATCATAAATTCGGATTTTTCTCTATTCAACATCCTGGCTCAGGTATCGATAAGGATGTTGATGCTACAGGAAATACGATTGATTACAGAGGGAAATCAGCTACAATCGTCATTGCTTTAAAGCAAAATTTAGGGGTAGATAATTCATTGGGGATTATTGATCACAATCAAAATGAGATTATAGTAACTCCTAATCCTACTTCAGGTATGGTACAGATTACTTCTGGCAACCTTAACAACCTGCAAGTTACCGCTTATAACATGTTAGGGCAGATTGTGTATAAAAAGGCTTTTTCACAAAATCTGGTTACGGAATTAGATTTGACAACGCAACTTCAATATTCAAATATGTTGATTTTAAATATAGAAGCTGACGGTTTTCAAAAAACTGTAAAACTTCTAAAAAAATAA